The DNA window GCGTCGATCCGGCTCAGGCATCCGCCACTATTGCGCAGTTCCTGCCAACGGTCGCTGACGCCGCATCGCCAAATGGCGAAGTGCAGCAGGACAGCAATGAACTGGGCGATATGGTCGGTAAACTGTTCAAATAATGTTTATGCCTCCGGCGCCTGGTCGGGGGCATAGTTTAACGTCATGCCTTCAATGTTCCCCAATGCCGTCAGCAAATACTCCACCCAGGCCCGCACTTTGCCGGGAATAAAGCGCGCCGCGGGATACACCGCATGCAGCGCCATCGGCGGATAACGCCAGGCCGGCAAAATAGGCACCAACGCGCCACTCGCCAATTGCCGACCGATCAACGGCCGCTGTGCGCCGCCAATACCCAGCCCCGACTCAATCGCCGCCAGCAATGAAAAAGTGTTGTTAGCACGGAATACCGGACGCAGCTCCACCATCTCGGGGCCATGAGGGCCGATTAACGTCAGCGTGTCTGCGTCGCTCAGGCCGCTGTAACGGATGTGCGGATGGGTTGCCAGCTCTGCCAGCGTTTGCGGTTCACCCTGGGCTGCCAGGTAAGCCGGTGAGGCCACCAGAATACGTTGTAACTCTCCCAGTCGTCGCGCCACCGTGCCAGGTGAACTCAGTTCGCCAAAGCGGATCGCTACATCGATGCCTTCACCGATCACATCCGCCCGACGATCGTCCAGCAGCAGTTCGATGTTCAGTTGCGGATGCTGTTGCTGAAAGGCGATCGCCAGCGGCGTCAGGTGTTGTTGGCCGAAACCTGTTGGTGCATGGATGCGTAACGAACCCTGCAGCCGCAGGTTTTGGCCATGTAGCACTTCTTCCGCTTCACCCACCGCCGCCAGAATCGGTTTGATTTGTCGGTAATAGCCCGCACCGGCATCGGTCAGCGTTACGGCGCGAGTGCTGCGAAACAGCAATTGGGCGCGCAGCTGTTGTTCCAGGCTGGCGATCTGTTGGCTGACTGCCGGTTGTGTCAGGCCCAGATCGCGAGCGGCGGCCGACAGGCTGCCCAACTCGGCTACCCGAACAAAAGTCTGCATGGCGTTTAGCTTGTCCATCGGCGCTCCATCTATAGATTTTACTTATAAGTGATAGTAATAAACCTCATCTACCGCAAGCTTAACTAATAAATCATAGTGAAAGTCTCAATAGATACTGAAGCGGAGACATAACATGCAAAACGACAAACTGGCGCTGGTGGTCGGC is part of the Serratia quinivorans genome and encodes:
- the dmlR_33 gene encoding D-malate degradation protein R; amino-acid sequence: MDKLNAMQTFVRVAELGSLSAAARDLGLTQPAVSQQIASLEQQLRAQLLFRSTRAVTLTDAGAGYYRQIKPILAAVGEAEEVLHGQNLRLQGSLRIHAPTGFGQQHLTPLAIAFQQQHPQLNIELLLDDRRADVIGEGIDVAIRFGELSSPGTVARRLGELQRILVASPAYLAAQGEPQTLAELATHPHIRYSGLSDADTLTLIGPHGPEMVELRPVFRANNTFSLLAAIESGLGIGGAQRPLIGRQLASGALVPILPAWRYPPMALHAVYPAARFIPGKVRAWVEYLLTALGNIEGMTLNYAPDQAPEA